The Cervus canadensis isolate Bull #8, Minnesota chromosome 5, ASM1932006v1, whole genome shotgun sequence genome contains the following window.
gccctgcctgctaCGGTGGGGTTGGCCCTGGCTCCTCCAGAACCTGCCAGCCACTGGCCAATGGGGCCAGCAGGGAGCCAGCAGCCGGTGGGTCTAAGCCTGCTCTCAGTTGCATGACTCCTCCTGCCAGCCTGGAGACTGGAGATCTGCCCTCTGCGGGAAGCCAGGTAGGCACCAGGGTAGTGGGGCTGTCCTTTTGAGAGTCCACTCCAGCATTGTCTCAGCATCTTACAGCTTCCTCAGCGCCTGTATGaggcggggaggtgggggagctTAGGTAGCTTGGATGTGCTGATTTCTGTTCCGCAGGTTCACATGGACAGGTGGGCCCAGCGGAGAGCTCTGTTCACAGCATCTCCTCTTCCTCAGAAGTGTGACTGGTGACCTTTTGAGGATTGGGGATGCTGTAACCAAGACATCCAGAGGCCAGGCAGGGGAGCCGCAGTGGGGGGGCCATGTCCTATTTTTGACTTGGTGATGTGGAGGCTTTCCGGGGCCCCTGGGGAGACGTGGGGAAGAAGGGTCCAGGGCCGTGGGCTCCTGGGGGCTGTATCCCACTGGGCCTTCGGGGACCTGGCAGCACTGTCTCTGGGCAAAGAGGATTTCGGGGGCTTCCCCAACTACAGGCAGCCTCGCCTGTGGGTGTCGTGTGGAGCAGGGAGTCCTTCCTGTCTCTGACCTTGAGCGAACCACCGGATCTTGCAGGCCCTCAGGACAGTGGGGAAAGTTACCCGCTTGACCTGTCCCTCCCAGCTCTGACAGCCTGTGGTGGTCTGCCTGCCAGGACCTTTCATGGTGACGGCTTTGATCTGTGCTGTGTCATGGTGGCACTGGCTGCCACGTGCTGCCCGGGGCCCTGTGACATGAGGAGGTTCTAAGCATGACTGcctgggaggagacagaggctaGGCCCCCCTGCCAGGGGGCCGGGGCCCTGCGAGGCTCAGGGACCTGAGTCAGTGAGGTGGGCGGCCAGCGAGCGAACACAGAGACGAGCTGTCTGTGAGTGTCCGCCTGGTGCTTGTTGCGGCGCTGCTGTTTGGTGAGCTCCAGTTGAGGAGGCGGTTCTGTCACCACCCCCACGTTGCAGGTGAGGGAGGTGAGGCTGGGGTGAGGCTGGCAGCTAGGGGTTGGCCTCAGGGCTGCTGGTTACAGAGCCCACACCCTAAGCTCTGTGCCATCCTGCCTCCCTTGGGGGTGGGCTCTTCGTCGAGCCGATTAAAAGTCTGAGTGAGGAGGCTGGGGTGAATGACTCATTTTGCCACTATTGAGTCACCGCTGGGTGTGAGCCGAGCCAGGTGGGGCCTGGCGGGCCGCCTGCCTGCCAGGTTCGGATGTGTGTCCTGTTGGCAACAGAATTACTGAGGTCCTGCTTGCCCAGGGCGCGCTTCTCCGAGGTTAAGCAGTGTGTTCCAGCTCCAGCACGACAGAGCTATTTGAGTTCTGCTTGCTCTCACACGAGGCGTCTGTGCAGGAAGAACCGGGGAAGGCCGgcggtgggggttgggggatcAGCTCCGGGAGGACCGTCTGCCCCCTCCTCTCCATCTCCAGCCACACCCTGCTGAGTCTGACTCTAGCACCAGGTAGCAGGCTCTTCTTTTCCACAACTTTCCTCTGGATCATCTGGGTCCCCAAAATCACCCCCGAGTTGTCCCCGAGGAGAGAAGTCTGGCTCGCCTGTCTgaccttttccttccctcctgtcACTAGATGGAGGAGACCAGGCTTCCTGTCCCGGAGGCGGAGGCGCTACCTCGGACCCGAGCCATTCCCAGAGCTGCCGCTCTTTGCTCAGGACACGATGCTGACACCGAAGACGACCCGTCCCCTGTGGAGTCGCCGCAGGTGCCAGACCTCTGCCCACAGTCTCCCATCCCAGGCTTCCCGTGCCCGTCGAGGTGGAGGTCGGCCGTGAGCCCGGAGACGCCCGCGCCACTGTCGTCCAGCCGCAGCGTGTCGGCCTCCTCCCCGGGCAGCAGTCTGCAGGGTCACCAGGAAAAGGCAGAGCCTCGGAGCGGCTGCCTCACCAAGGTCTCCTCCTGCCTGGAGCTGGCTGTCCCACCGTCAGCCCCCTCAGCGGTAGGCCCTGGGCCTCGGCTCCAGTGGTTGCCCCAGCCCGTGTCCTCAGCGGGGGGCAGGAGACGCCTCTCCTTCCAGGCCGAGTACTGGGCCTGTGTACTGCCCgattccctgcctccctccccagaccGCCGCTCCCCACTCTGGAACCCGAACAAAGAGTACGAAGACCTGCTGGACTACACCTATCCCCTCAGGCCCGGGCCCCGGCTCCCGAAGCAGCTCGATAGCCACGTGCTGGCTGAGCCTGTCCTGCAGGACTCAGGCGTAGACCTCGATAGCTTCTCCATCTCCCCGGCGAGCACCCTCAAGTCACCCACTAATGTCTCCCACAGTTGCCCACCAGCCGAGGCTGCTGCCGTGCCATTCTCTCTACCCAGAGAGCCAAGCCTTAAGCGGGGGCCCTCTGGAGTACCCCAGAAGCAGGGTGGTGTGGGGTTAGCGTCTTGCAGCCCTTTTGCCTCTACCCCCAGAGCCCCAGGTGGTAGGGCCACTCCTTGGGTGAGCAGAGAGCCTGCCCGGAAGAACCTGAGGGACTGGCCACCTGTGGGCAGGCACCTTGAGCTGGGCTCTCCACACCTGAGGACACGGGACAGAGGGTGGCCCTCACCTGGgctggagagggagaagggggccaGCCAGGGCCTGGGGCGCCTCGCCTGCACGGAGTCTGGATGGAAACCACAAGAGGAGATGGAAAGTGACGACGAGTATCTGGCCCTGCCCACTCGGCTGACACAGGTTTCTAGCTTGGTTTCGTATCTGGGCTCCATTCCCACCTCTGTGCCCCTGTCCACGGATGCTGCTGAAGGGCAGAGCTCCCTGGACGTGTCGGACAGTGATGGGCCAGCTTCCCTCCCGTCAGACTCCAGCCAAAGCCAGCTTCCCTCCAGGGCTACCTTCAGAGGGTCCTGGAGCGCTGAGGACCAGAAGCACCGTTTGCTACGCTCCTTCGTCCATGCAAGGCGCTCTGCTGGGGAGGGCAGTCTGGTGAGCGGCCAGGCCCTGGGGGTCTCCTCTGGACCGGTGAGAACACGCGCCTCCTGGTCGGCAATGTTGGATCCAGATGCTGAAGGGCAGCCTCCCAGGAAGGGTGGAGAGCAGGGAAAAGAGTCACTCGTGCAGTGCGTGCAGGTAAACTCAGCATTTCAGCACTGTTGCCTTTCTTCCCCTTGTCCACTAGTGAAGCTTGGTAACATTGAGCActtaggtgccaggcactgtactgcACCTTCTGTCCAATCCTGATAACTACGGCGTTCTCTTGTCACCGTTGGAGGAAAAGGCAGCGAGGTGTTAGGTAACCTGCACCTTCACGGTCCGTGAGAGTAGAGCCCCAGTCCCCAGGCTGCCCCCAGGGCGCTTCACTTTGAGGGTCAGGAGGCCCTCTGCACAGGAGGGACCTGTGCTCAGACGCTTTCAGGAAGTACAGGCTCAGTGAAAGTGTTTTCTTGGCCAAAAGACTTCCCAGAACTTTAATTTGATAAAGTGCTGTAACTGCAGATTTGAGAGGGTCAGGTACAGTATTGCCTAAACTTGCTAGACTCTTGTGGACCATCTGAGAATATCGGGAGGTGGAGCTAATACTGCATGGAATAGGGTTGTCAGTATCAGGTAGTTGTGagttttggctccatctctttactTTGCTTGTTGGTAGAGTGTGGAGCTTTGCCTTTTTGGTCATTGTGTGGGTTGAATGAAATAATTCATGTCACATACCTTGCACAGTCCCTCACACAAGGATGTTCAGGTGTCCACACATTGGGAGAGCCCAGGGCCTGCCTCCCGCCTGAGCACCCAGGTGATGTGTCCACACGGCAGCAGGGCAACCAGCCGAGGGCTATGTCCCCAGGAGCGGCATCACAGTTGAATTCTACCTCTCAAGGAGGGCTTTAACCTGCCCCGTGGTGTCGTGTGGACTTTTATTTGTACTGTGAAGCAGGTGGTACAGGTGTTAGCATGTGGAAGATTGAAACCGTGGGGTACAGGCCTGGGCTCACAGCCCCTTGGTGAGTGGCTGGCAGGAATCGGGGGCCCGGCTCCCAGGGCGGGTAGGAGCAGCACAGGGACAGGCAGCTTTAGTTCAGTTTTCAGGTGTAGGATCAGGTCAGTCTTGGTCACGGGCCCACATTCTGTGTCCACATCGTCCCCAGGAGCAGTTGTATAGTCAGTATGGTGCTGACCGAGGACACTTCCTTGGAGCGGCTGCCTCACCAAGGTCACCCTTTCTCTGTGTCGGGCAGGTCCCTTCTG
Protein-coding sequences here:
- the CEP68 gene encoding centrosomal protein of 68 kDa isoform X2; amino-acid sequence: MALGEEKAEGEASSDKKAPSCGGWSRGEQELSPSGPVLGEQPPRLEAEGGPASPVGGTEGLPSPACYGGVGPGSSRTCQPLANGASREPAAGGSKPALSCMTPPASLETGDLPSAGSQMEETRLPVPEAEALPRTRAIPRAAALCSGHDADTEDDPSPVESPQVPDLCPQSPIPGFPCPSRWRSAVSPETPAPLSSSRSVSASSPGSSLQGHQEKAEPRSGCLTKVSSCLELAVPPSAPSAVGPGPRLQWLPQPVSSAGGRRRLSFQAEYWACVLPDSLPPSPDRRSPLWNPNKEYEDLLDYTYPLRPGPRLPKQLDSHVLAEPVLQDSGVDLDSFSISPASTLKSPTNVSHSCPPAEAAAVPFSLPREPSLKRGPSGVPQKQGGVGLASCSPFASTPRAPGGRATPWVSREPARKNLRDWPPVGRHLELGSPHLRTRDRGWPSPGLEREKGASQGLGRLACTESGWKPQEEMESDDEYLALPTRLTQVSSLVSYLGSIPTSVPLSTDAAEGQSSLDVSDSDGPASLPSDSSQSQLPSRATFRGSWSAEDQKHRLLRSFVHARRSAGEGSLVSGQALGVSSGPVRTRASWSAMLDPDAEGQPPRKGGEQGKESLVQCVQTFCCQLEELIHWLYHVADATDHLTAPRSSLTGLKSSLQLYRQFKKDIDEHQSLTESVLQKGEVLLQSLLDNTPVLKDVLGRISRQPSALESHADRLYDTILASLDTLAGCTLTPNSTPAAHRSASVKGISLASSLEEM
- the CEP68 gene encoding centrosomal protein of 68 kDa isoform X1 gives rise to the protein MALGEEKAEGEASSDKKAPSCGGWSRGEQELSPSGPVLGEQPPRLEAEGGPASPVGGTEGLPSPACYGGVGPGSSRTCQPLANGASREPAAGGSKPALSCMTPPASLETGDLPSAGSQMEETRLPVPEAEALPRTRAIPRAAALCSGHDADTEDDPSPVESPQVPDLCPQSPIPGFPCPSRWRSAVSPETPAPLSSSRSVSASSPGSSLQGHQEKAEPRSGCLTKVSSCLELAVPPSAPSAVGPGPRLQWLPQPVSSAGGRRRLSFQAEYWACVLPDSLPPSPDRRSPLWNPNKEYEDLLDYTYPLRPGPRLPKQLDSHVLAEPVLQDSGVDLDSFSISPASTLKSPTNVSHSCPPAEAAAVPFSLPREPSLKRGPSGVPQKQGGVGLASCSPFASTPRAPGGRATPWVSREPARKNLRDWPPVGRHLELGSPHLRTRDRGWPSPGLEREKGASQGLGRLACTESGWKPQEEMESDDEYLALPTRLTQVSSLVSYLGSIPTSVPLSTDAAEGQSSLDVSDSDGPASLPSDSSQSQLPSRATFRGSWSAEDQKHRLLRSFVHARRSAGEGSLVSGQALGVSSGPVRTRASWSAMLDPDAEGQPPRKGGEQGKESLVQCVQTFCCQLEELIHWLYHVADATDHLTAPRSSLTGLKSSLQLYRQFKKDIDEHQSLTESVLQKGEVLLQSLLDNTPVLKDVLGRISRQPSALESHADRLYDTILASLDTLAGCTLTPNSTPAAHRSASVKGISLVSTATPEEKMCPETPVPDSGTEFCSNSWLFLRSFLN
- the CEP68 gene encoding centrosomal protein of 68 kDa isoform X3, translating into MALGEEKAEGEASSDKKAPSCGGWSRGEQELSPSGPVLGEQPPRLEAEGGPASPVGGTEGLPSPACYGGVGPGSSRTCQPLANGASREPAAGGSKPALSCMTPPASLETGDLPSAGSQMEETRLPVPEAEALPRTRAIPRAAALCSGHDADTEDDPSPVESPQVPDLCPQSPIPGFPCPSRWRSAVSPETPAPLSSSRSVSASSPGSSLQGHQEKAEPRSGCLTKVSSCLELAVPPSAPSAVGPGPRLQWLPQPVSSAGGRRRLSFQAEYWACVLPDSLPPSPDRRSPLWNPNKEYEDLLDYTYPLRPGPRLPKQLDSHVLAEPVLQDSGVDLDSFSISPASTLKSPTNVSHSCPPAEAAAVPFSLPREPSLKRGPSGVPQKQGGVGLASCSPFASTPRAPGGRATPWVSREPARKNLRDWPPVGRHLELGSPHLRTRDRGWPSPGLEREKGASQGLGRLACTESGWKPQEEMESDDEYLALPTRLTQVSSLVSYLGSIPTSVPLSTDAAEGQSSLDVSDSDGPASLPSDSSQSQLPSRATFRGSWSAEDQKHRLLRSFVHARRSAGEGSLVSGQALGVSSGPVRTRASWSAMLDPDAEGQPPRKGGEQGKESLVQCVQTFCCQLEELIHWLYHVADATDHLTAPRSSLTGLKSSLQLYRQFKKDIDEHQSLTESVLQKGEVLLQSLLDNTPDQTTRTY